The genomic stretch ATAGTAGCCGGAGGGAGCACTATATCACAACAGCTTATTAAAAATCTTTTCCTGACACCTGAAAGAAGTTTCAGAAGAAAGTTTAAGGAAATGATTTTAGCCATAAAGCTAAATCAGGTTTATCCAAAAGATAAAATCCTTGAGATGTATCTCAACCAGATATATCTTGGACACGGTGCATACGGTATAGAGTCTGCATCTCAGGTCTACTTTGGAAAACATGTCTGGGAGCTTGATGTATGTGAAGCTGCTGTTCTTGCAGGGCTTCCAAAAGCACCAAGTAGATACGATCCATATAAAAATCCTGAAGGGGCTATCCAGAGGAGAAATGCTGTTCTCCAAAGTATGGTTGAGGAGGGGTATATAGATATTTACACAGCCAAAGAGTGCTATGAGAAGCCTATAACACTTAGAGAAAAAGAAGAGGAAGATGTTAACATTCATGACTACTTCACCGAGATGGTTAGACTGTGGTTTGGTGAAAGATACGGGATAGATCAGCTTTACAAAGGCGGTTATAAGATATACACAACAGCAGATAAAAATCTGTTGAGGGATACCCATTACATAGTAAAAGATCATATAGAACTTCTTCAGCAAGATGTTGGATTTCCAAAACTTACAGAGGAGGAGCTTAATAAACTTCTTGAAGAATACAGAAACCAGAAAATTAAAAAACTGCAGAAAAACCATGTATATATAGGTCTTGTGGAAAAGATCAGAGGAAAAAACATATATTTCAAAATTGGAGATATAGAAGGTAAGGTTAAATTCTTAGGCTCTTTAAAAAATGCAGAAAAAGGAATTCCCATCTACGTAAGGTACACAGGAGATAACAGTTTTGAGTTTGTTCCATATCTTGAGACAGCTGTAGTTTCAATAGACCCTAAAACAGGAGCGATAAGAGCCCTTTCCGGCGGTTATGATTTTGTAAAATCCAAATACAACAGGGCGGTTCAGGCAAAAAGGCAGCCGGGGTCTGCATTTAAGCCTATAGTTTATACAGCAGCAATAATGAAAGGATTTACCCAGATATCTGTTATAGAAGATGAACCTGTTGCCATATGGGATCCTGATAGATTTGAGGAATGGATACCAAGGAACTATGAAGGGGAATATCACGGAAAGGTAACATTAAGGGAAGCTCTAACAAGAAGTTTAAACGCAGCGTCTGTTAATCTGTTTCTTGAAGTAGGATACGAACCTGTTATTTCTCTGGCATATAAACTTGGGATAAAAACAAAAATACCTAAAGTTCCTTCTCTTGTTCTTGGGAGTATTGATGTGTCGCCTTTGGAACTTGCCTCCGTTTATTCAGCGTTTGCAAATGGCGGAGTGAGATGCAAACCTTACTTCATTGAGAAAGTTGAGGATCCTAACGGCAATGTTATTTACCAACACCAGCCTGAATGCCAACAGGTTATACCTGAAGATGTTAACTCCGTCATGGTTGATCTCTTAAAGGCTGTTATTAAAGAAGGAACAGGAAAAAAAGCAAAGATACTGGGGTTTCCTGTTGCAGGAAAAACAGGAACTACAAACGATTATACTGATGCGTGGTTCGCAGGCTTTTCAACAGAGCTTATAACGGTTGTGTGGGTAGGATACGACTTTAAGAAAAAGATAGGGTGGAGAATGACAGGTGCAAAGGCAGCTCTCCCGATATGGATAGATCTTATGGCTACAGCCCACGCAGACAGGGAAATTGCAGATTTTGAGTTTTCCCCTGATACAGTTTACATCCCTATTGATCTTGAAACGAAAACTGTATCCGATGGCATATGTCCAAATGAGGATATACTATTTATAAAAGGAACAGAGCCTGAAATAGACTGCTCAGGAAACATTATTTTAAAACCACCATACCAGGAGAAAAAAGATGATTTTATTTTTGATATAAACCAAGATCAGGGAGAAAATGATGGATTATAAATTTCCAGATGAAAAAGGTTACTACGGCATATTCGGAGGAAAATTTCTACCTGAAACGCTTATCCCAGCCCTTGAAGAACTTGAGGAGCAGTATGAAAAAATTAAGAATGACGGAGATTTTCAAAGGGAGCTAATTTACTACCTTCAGGAGTATGCAGGAAGACCAACTGTTCTTTACTACGCTCACAGACTTACTGAGGCTGTAGGTGGGGCAAAGATATACCTCAAAAGGGAGGATCTTCTCCATACAGGAGCACACAAGATAAATAACACTCTTGGTCAGGTATTACTTACAAAAAAGCTTGGGAAAAGAAGAATAATAGCAGAGACGGGGGCAGGACAGCACGGCGTATCAACAGCAACAGCAGCCTCACTTTTTGGTCTTGAATGTGTTGTTTACATGGGAGAGGAAGACGCAGAAAGGCAGGCTTTAAATGTTTTCAGAATGAGACTTCTTGGTGCAAAGGTTGAGATAGTTAAAGCAGGAAGTAGAACACTGAAAGATGCTGTTAATGAGGCTTTAAGAGACTGGGTAACCAATGTAAGGACAACACATTATGTGATAGGATCAGCCCTTGGACCCCACCCCTTCCCTGTTATAGTAAGGGACTTTCAGTCTGTTATAGGAAGGGAAACAAAAGAGCAGATAGTTGAGATAGAAGGAAGGCTTCCTGATGCTGTTGTTGCCTGTGTTGGTGGTGGAAGCAACGCTATAGGTATCTTTTACCCATTTATACAGGATGAGAGCGTCAGGCTTATAGGTGTTGAGGCAGCAGGGTACGGACTTGAAACAGGACAGCATGCAGCAAGTATAAACGGTGGGTCTGTTGGTGTTCTCCACGGAATGAAAAGTTACTTCCTCCAGAATGAATGGGGACAGATAGAGCCAACCCATTCAATATCTGCAGGTCTTGATTATCCGGGAGTGGGACCTGAACATGCACATCTTAAAGAGACAGGAAGGGCTGAATATATAACAGCAACAGACGAGGAAGCACTTGAGGGCTTTATGCTTCTTTCAAGAACAGAAGGAATAATACCTGCACTTGAAAGCTCACATGCCGTTATAAAAGGAGTAGAGATAGCAAAAGAGATAGGAAAGGGAGGTATAGTTGTTATAAACCTTTCAGGAAGAGGAGACAAAGACGTTCAGCAGGTAAAAAACTTCCTTGATACAAACCCAGATATTTACAAAAAACTTGAGGACAACCTGAAAAACAAATACAGGGGGAGGTTATGAAAAGGTTTGTTTTTATTTTTTCGATAGTTCTAACAGTTTTTCTTTACGGCTGTGAAGACAAGCCGTCTGACAGCCTTGTTCTAAAACAGCTTGAAGGTCTGAACCTGATAGGTGAGGTAAAAAATTACAAAAGGCTGAACGGATACAGAGACGGGAATTACTATGTTGTTGAGTTCCAGTACGATCTGTATATAGACAAAGATAAAATAAAGAAGTTAGATAAACGGACAAATAAAGATCTTTTCACAAACATGCAAGTTGGTCTTTTGCTTGTGGGAATTGTTATGAGATGCGGGGACAAAAACCCTTGCACCATGAGGGAAAGGCTTAAATTTGTTAAAGGAGAAAAAGGCTGGAGTGTAGTTGAGGAATGATAAACCTTAAAGATTTTAATTATCCTGAGCTTGAGAGATGGGTAAGAAAACAGGGCTGGAAAAAGTTCAGAGCAAAACAGTTATCAAAATGGATCTATACAAAGAAGGCAGGTTCGTATGACGAGATGACAGATCTTTCAAAGGATATAAGAAACTATCTTAAGGAAAATACTAAACTTAACGCCCTTGAGCTGATCACATACGAAAAATCGAAAGAAGATGGAAGCATAAAGCTTCTGTGGAGGCTTGAGGACAGCCATACAGTAGAAACCGTCTTTATCCCTGAAA from Persephonella sp. encodes the following:
- a CDS encoding PBP1A family penicillin-binding protein — its product is MLRYLKLIFLISVFLGLVGIALFVFINTRNLPDVRNLEHWKPSQVSQVFAADGSLLTEFYIQRRQYVTIDKIPDHVKNAFIAIEDRTFYDNPGIDFWGILRAAFINLTSGRIVAGGSTISQQLIKNLFLTPERSFRRKFKEMILAIKLNQVYPKDKILEMYLNQIYLGHGAYGIESASQVYFGKHVWELDVCEAAVLAGLPKAPSRYDPYKNPEGAIQRRNAVLQSMVEEGYIDIYTAKECYEKPITLREKEEEDVNIHDYFTEMVRLWFGERYGIDQLYKGGYKIYTTADKNLLRDTHYIVKDHIELLQQDVGFPKLTEEELNKLLEEYRNQKIKKLQKNHVYIGLVEKIRGKNIYFKIGDIEGKVKFLGSLKNAEKGIPIYVRYTGDNSFEFVPYLETAVVSIDPKTGAIRALSGGYDFVKSKYNRAVQAKRQPGSAFKPIVYTAAIMKGFTQISVIEDEPVAIWDPDRFEEWIPRNYEGEYHGKVTLREALTRSLNAASVNLFLEVGYEPVISLAYKLGIKTKIPKVPSLVLGSIDVSPLELASVYSAFANGGVRCKPYFIEKVEDPNGNVIYQHQPECQQVIPEDVNSVMVDLLKAVIKEGTGKKAKILGFPVAGKTGTTNDYTDAWFAGFSTELITVVWVGYDFKKKIGWRMTGAKAALPIWIDLMATAHADREIADFEFSPDTVYIPIDLETKTVSDGICPNEDILFIKGTEPEIDCSGNIILKPPYQEKKDDFIFDINQDQGENDGL
- the trpB gene encoding tryptophan synthase subunit beta — translated: MDYKFPDEKGYYGIFGGKFLPETLIPALEELEEQYEKIKNDGDFQRELIYYLQEYAGRPTVLYYAHRLTEAVGGAKIYLKREDLLHTGAHKINNTLGQVLLTKKLGKRRIIAETGAGQHGVSTATAASLFGLECVVYMGEEDAERQALNVFRMRLLGAKVEIVKAGSRTLKDAVNEALRDWVTNVRTTHYVIGSALGPHPFPVIVRDFQSVIGRETKEQIVEIEGRLPDAVVACVGGGSNAIGIFYPFIQDESVRLIGVEAAGYGLETGQHAASINGGSVGVLHGMKSYFLQNEWGQIEPTHSISAGLDYPGVGPEHAHLKETGRAEYITATDEEALEGFMLLSRTEGIIPALESSHAVIKGVEIAKEIGKGGIVVINLSGRGDKDVQQVKNFLDTNPDIYKKLEDNLKNKYRGRL